In Acipenser ruthenus chromosome 58, fAciRut3.2 maternal haplotype, whole genome shotgun sequence, a genomic segment contains:
- the LOC117967275 gene encoding zinc finger protein 239-like isoform X2: MEVSVSVSFFQDELASTIEHAVKAAVDTVLCQITKVVGGKFTEFRMEMAGKEKENESLKLRLEISESELKGVRECMNAADADIKQPLRNMNPDCNEQDFQRNENQGLFQDPKESHAVPESEAQEGPRIEAAYTQEESFDQEWCASLKQVTELTCVKDEEVPRLECVPIKEEFIEQECVSIAEEVPTENNVCTLEENNTLVSSLYDDFPPEYELGFRGMHAPPDHTPARQHTAAKGKLTGGTPFPCADCGKRFSRLSALKRHQRVHTGEKPYHCTVCGRSFTRLESLQSHQRIHTGEKPYHCSECWKRFRCLSDLKIHQRIHTGEKPYHCAECGKSFTYLKSLKIHQRAHQDKYYQCSECLKSFSHLSSLKRHHKIHTRVKPYPFSVPYS, translated from the exons atggaggtcagtgtctccgtgtcgttctttcaagacgagctcgcctctaccatcgagcacgcagtgaaagcggctgtagacaccgtcttgtgccaaatcacaaaagttgtcggcggcaaattcactgaattccgaatggaaatggctggaaaggagaaagagaatgaaagtctgaagctgagattggaaatatcagagagcgagttgaaaggagtgcgggaatgcatgaacgctgcagatgcagacattaaacaacctctcagaaacatgaaccccgactgcaatgaacaagactttcagaggaacgagaaccagggattatttcaag atcccaaagagagccatgctgtccctgaatctgaagcacaggaggggccaaggatagaagcagcttacacacaagaggagtcctttgatcaggagtggtgtgcaagtctaaagcaggttacagagctgacatgtgttaaagatgaagaggtccctcgactggaatgtgttcctattaaagaggaattcatagaacaggaatgtgtctccatcgcagaggaagttcctactgaaaataatgtctgtacacttgaggagaacaacacgCTGGTGTCAAGTCTGTATGATGATTTTCCACCTGAAtatgaactgggatttagag GAATGCACGCTCCACCGGACCACACTCCAGCGAGACAGCACACTG CTGCTAAAGGAAAACTTACAGGAGGGACTccatttccctgtgctgattgtgggaagagattcagtcgttTATCAgctcttaaaagacaccagcgcgttcacacaggagagaaaccttatcactgcactgtgTGTGGGAGGAGCTTCACGCGATTAGAAagtcttcaatcacaccagcgcattcacacaggagagaagccttaTCACTGCTCTGAGTGTTGGAAGAGATTCCGTTGTTTATCGgaccttaaaatccaccagcgcattcacacaggagagaaaccttatcactgtgctgaGTGTGGCAAGAGTTTCACATATTTGAAGTCCTTGAAAATCCACCAGCGGGCTCACCAAGATAAATATTATCAATGTAGTGAATGtctgaagagtttcagtcacttatcaagccttaaaagacaccataaaattcacacaaGAGTGAAGCCCTATCCCTTTTCTGTCCCGTATTCCTAA
- the LOC117967275 gene encoding zinc finger and SCAN domain-containing protein 21-like isoform X1 gives MEVSVSVSFFQDELASTIEHAVKAAVDTVLCQITKVVGGKFTEFRMEMAGKEKENESLKLRLEISESELKGVRECMNAADADIKQPLRNMNPDCNEQDFQRNENQGLFQDPKESHAVPESEAQEGPRIEAAYTQEESFDQEWCASLKQVTELTCVKDEEVPRLECVPIKEEFIEQECVSIAEEVPTENNVCTLEENNTLVSSLYDDFPPEYELGFRGNRTKQETYRFQQVQNTAARILTGMHAPPDHTPARQHTAAKGKLTGGTPFPCADCGKRFSRLSALKRHQRVHTGEKPYHCTVCGRSFTRLESLQSHQRIHTGEKPYHCSECWKRFRCLSDLKIHQRIHTGEKPYHCAECGKSFTYLKSLKIHQRAHQDKYYQCSECLKSFSHLSSLKRHHKIHTRVKPYPFSVPYS, from the exons atggaggtcagtgtctccgtgtcgttctttcaagacgagctcgcctctaccatcgagcacgcagtgaaagcggctgtagacaccgtcttgtgccaaatcacaaaagttgtcggcggcaaattcactgaattccgaatggaaatggctggaaaggagaaagagaatgaaagtctgaagctgagattggaaatatcagagagcgagttgaaaggagtgcgggaatgcatgaacgctgcagatgcagacattaaacaacctctcagaaacatgaaccccgactgcaatgaacaagactttcagaggaacgagaaccagggattatttcaag atcccaaagagagccatgctgtccctgaatctgaagcacaggaggggccaaggatagaagcagcttacacacaagaggagtcctttgatcaggagtggtgtgcaagtctaaagcaggttacagagctgacatgtgttaaagatgaagaggtccctcgactggaatgtgttcctattaaagaggaattcatagaacaggaatgtgtctccatcgcagaggaagttcctactgaaaataatgtctgtacacttgaggagaacaacacgCTGGTGTCAAGTCTGTATGATGATTTTCCACCTGAAtatgaactgggatttagaggtaatcgtACAAAACAAGAAACCTATCGCTTCCAGCAGGTTCAGAATACAGCTGCACGAATTCTGACAG GAATGCACGCTCCACCGGACCACACTCCAGCGAGACAGCACACTG CTGCTAAAGGAAAACTTACAGGAGGGACTccatttccctgtgctgattgtgggaagagattcagtcgttTATCAgctcttaaaagacaccagcgcgttcacacaggagagaaaccttatcactgcactgtgTGTGGGAGGAGCTTCACGCGATTAGAAagtcttcaatcacaccagcgcattcacacaggagagaagccttaTCACTGCTCTGAGTGTTGGAAGAGATTCCGTTGTTTATCGgaccttaaaatccaccagcgcattcacacaggagagaaaccttatcactgtgctgaGTGTGGCAAGAGTTTCACATATTTGAAGTCCTTGAAAATCCACCAGCGGGCTCACCAAGATAAATATTATCAATGTAGTGAATGtctgaagagtttcagtcacttatcaagccttaaaagacaccataaaattcacacaaGAGTGAAGCCCTATCCCTTTTCTGTCCCGTATTCCTAA
- the LOC131724941 gene encoding zinc finger protein 30-like — MDVSVSVSFFQDELASTIEHAVKAAVDTVLCQITKVVGGKFTEFRMEMAGKEKENESLKLRLEISESELKAVRECMNAADADIKQPLRNMNPDCNEQDFQRNENQGLFQDPKESHAMPKSEAQEGPRIEAVYTLEESFHQELTCVKDEEVPRLDCVPIKEEFIEQECVPIAEEVPTENNVCTLEENNKLGSSLCDDCPPECELGFRASIVDEGEHDSTPSLHCKNSSSGKLQRKKRRETIPQEENADKLRVQIPLVQDRQPLTLESIDTAHSFYMNNSETWGNLNILPCSTQGGKSSRQLGSLKTHKRNNTRGTAFPCAVCGKSFSCFSHLKRHQLSHTGEKPYECNECEKRFSQLPHLKNHLRIHTGEKPYHCNVCGKRFTELGSLKRHKRIHTGEIHKYTNKFTHERNAECWERVPLEGHLINHKVLARQKPCP; from the exons atggacgtcagtgtctccgtgtcgttctttcaagacgagctcgcctctaccatcgagcacgcagtgaaagcggctgtagacaccgtcttgtgccaaatcacaaaagttgtcggcggcaaattcactgaattccgaatggaaatggctggaaaggagaaagagaatgaaagtctgaagctgagattggaaatatcagagagcgagttgaaagcagtgcgggaatgcatgaacgctgcagatgcagacattaaacaacctctcagaaacatgaaccccgactgcaatgaacaagactttcagaggaatgagaaccagggattatttcaag atcccaaagagagccatgcTATGCcaaaatctgaagcacaggaggggccaaggatagaagcagtttacacactAGAGGAGTCCTTTCACCAggagctgacatgtgttaaagatgaagaggtccctcgactggactgtgttcctattaaagaggaattcatagaacaggaatgtgtccccatcgcagaggaagttcctactgaaaataatgtctgtacacttgaggagaacaacaagctgggatccagcctgtgtgatgattgtccacctgaatgtgaactgggatttagag cttctatagtagatgaaggagaacacgactccactccatcactccactgcaaaaactcttctagtgGCAAACTGCAGCGCAAGAAACGCAGAGAGACGATACCTCAAGAAGAGAATGCAGACAAATTGAGAGTTCAAATTCCCCTTGTACAAGACAGGCAACCACTTACTCTGGAGAGTATAGATACTGCACATTCTTTCTATATGAACAATTCTGAAACCTGGGGCAACTTGAACATTTTGCCTTGTTCTACTCAAGGTGGGAAGAGTTCCCGTCAGTTAGGCTCTCTTAAAACTCACAAGCGAAATAACACAAGAGGGACTGCATTTccctgtgctgtttgtgggaagagtttcagttgttTCTcacaccttaaaagacaccagctcagtcacacaggagagaaaccgtacgaaTGTAATGAATGTGAGAAGAGGTTCTCTCAATTACCACATCTTAAAAATCACCtccgaattcacacaggagagaagccatacCACTGTAATGTTTGTGGGAAGCGCTTTACTGAATTAGGAAGTCTTAAAAGACACAAAAGAATTCACACAGGCGagatacacaaatacacaaacaaattCACACATGAGAGAAATGCTGAATGTTGGGAAAGAGTTCCTTTGGAGGGACACCTTATAAACCATAAAGTTCTCGCAAGACAAAAACCCTGTCCCTGA
- the LOC117967244 gene encoding zinc finger protein 189-like, with the protein MKVVHLGRRQGLDMAYSHIKEELPELEPVHIKEEAPGLEPVHVKEEAPGLEHVHVKEEAPGLEHVHVKEEAPVLEPVHVKEEAPVLEPVHVKEEAPGLEHVHVKEEAPGLEHVHVKEEAPGLEHVHVKEEASVLEPVHVKEEAPGLEHVHVKEEAPGLEHVHVKEEAPGLEHVHVKEEAPVLEHVHVKEEAHVLEHVHVKEEAPGVEAVHVKEEAPGLEHVHVKEEAPGLEHVHVKEESPVLEHVHVKEEAPGLEHVHVKEESPVLEHVHVKEEAPGLEHVHVKEGAPGLEHVHVKQEVAKPDDLLHRESSQAMYANGEEGTELGSIQRNHHISQLEAIQINPASQHAPRSPSPCGTTMLEKEHECGKSFTHLGNFKHQQLHTGEKPHQCIHCGKSFGYLGSFKKHQQIHTGESSQQCNQCGKSFSRLGNLKQHQQTHTGEKPHHCILCGKSYGHLPTFKRHQRIHTGEKPHQCNECGKSFSWLEHFKQHQRTHTGEKPHHCVLCGKSFAQLTTFKRHQQIHTGEKPHQCNECGKSFARLGSLKKHQPVHTGNKPHQCNECGKSFSWLGHFKQHQRTHTGEKPHHCVLCGKSFAQLTTFKRHQQIHTGEKPHQCNECGKSFARLGSLKKHQRVHTGEKPHQCSECEKSFAELGNFKKHQQVHTGEKPHHCINCGKSFTRLGSLKRHQRIHTAVKP; encoded by the coding sequence ATGAAGGTGGTGCATCTTGGTAGAAGGCAAGGACTAGATATGGCATATTCTCATATTAAAGAAGAGCTTCCTGAACTGGAAcctgtccatattaaagaggaggcccctggactggaacctgtccatgttaaagaggaggcccctggactggaacatgtccatgttaaagaggaggcccctggactggaacatgtccatgttaaagaggaggccCCTGTGCTGGAAcctgtccatgttaaagaggaggccCCTGTGCTGGAAcctgtccatgttaaagaggaggcccctggactggaacatgtccatgttaaagaggaggcccctggactggaacatgtccatgttaaagaggaggcccctggactggaacatgtccatgttaaagaggaggccTCTGTGCTGGAAcctgtccatgttaaagaggaggcccctggactggaacatgtccatgttaaagaggaggcccctggactggaacatgtccatgttaaagaggaggcccctggactggaacatgtccatgttaaagaggaggcccctgtgctggaacatgtccatgttaaagaggaggccCATGTGCTGGAAcatgtccatgttaaagaggaggccCCTGGAGTGGAAGctgtccatgttaaagaggaggcccctggactggaacatgtccatgttaaagaggaggcccctggactggaacatgtccatgttaaagaggagagtcctgtgctggaacatgtccatgttaaagaggaggcccctggactggaacatgtccatgttaaagaggagagtcctgtgctggaacatgtccatgttaaagaggaggcccctggactggaacatgtccatgttaaagaggGGGCCCCTGGACTGGAACATGTCCACGTTAAACAAGAGGTAGCCAAGCCTGATGATTTATTACATAGAGAGTCCTCTCAAGCCATGTATGCTAATGGAGAGGAGGGGACTGAGCTGGGTTCCATTCAGAGGAACCATCACATCTCCCAGCTGGAGGCTATCCAAATAAATCCTGCATCACAACATGCACCAAGGTCACCTTCACCCTGTGGGACAACAATGTTAGAAAAAGAAcatgaatgtggaaagagcttcactCATTTAGGAAACTTCAAACACCAGCaacttcacacaggagagaaaccacaccaaTGTATACATTGTGGGAAAAGTTTTGGTTATTTAGGAAGCTtcaaaaaacaccagcaaatcCACACGGGAGAGAGCTCACAACAGTGTAATCAATGCGGGAAGAGCTTCTCTCGGTTAGGAAACCTTAAGcaacaccagcaaactcacacaggagagaaaccacaccactgtaTACTTTGTGGGAAGAGTTACGGTCATTTACCAACCTTTAAAAGACATCAGAGAATCCACACAGGCGAGAAACCACACCAGTGTaatgaatgtggaaagagcttctCTTGGTTAGAACACTTTAAgcaacaccagcgaactcacacaggagagaaaccacaccactgtGTACTTTGTGGGAAAAGTTTTGCTCAGTTAACAACCtttaaaagacaccagcaaattcacacaggagagaaaccacaccagtGTAAcgaatgtgggaagagcttcgCTCGTTTAGGAagccttaaaaaacaccagccaGTTCACACAGGAAATAAACCACACCAGTGTaatgaatgtggaaagagcttctCTTGGTTAGGACACTTTAAgcaacaccagcgaactcacacaggagagaaaccacaccactgtGTACTTTGTGGGAAAAGTTTTGCTCAGTTAACAACTtttaaaagacaccagcaaatccacacaggagagaaaccacaccagtGTAACGAATGTGGTAAGAGCTTCGCTCGTTTAGGAagccttaaaaaacaccagcgagttcacacaggagaaaaaccacACCAGTGTAGTGAATGTGAGAAGAGCTTTGCTGAATTAGGAAActttaaaaaacaccagcaagttcacacaggagagaaacctcaccACTGTATAAATTGTGGGAAGAGCTTTACTCGGTTAGGAagccttaaaagacaccagcgaattcacacagcgGTGAAACCATAA